One genomic segment of Hevea brasiliensis isolate MT/VB/25A 57/8 chromosome 3, ASM3005281v1, whole genome shotgun sequence includes these proteins:
- the LOC110669143 gene encoding zinc finger protein ZAT5-like has protein sequence MDAQQEIVDSIKGKRTKRHRQTSPLMLAFTSSSSSGGDSGAERIDNNISSSTSPSTSIEFAESIGVEEEDMANCLILLAQGSLHHQSRKLSKPAAMATSTATAAANKASSGSSYAYQCKTCNRCFPSFQALGGHRASHKKPGNKAHNEDNKVIEEEEDRQLLNNMSTALSLQMPINIKSNKVHECSICGAEFSSGQALGGHMRRHRAAFAPSSTTTTTRSLVTTSPESQESKKPRNSLQLDLNLPAPEDDLRESNFHFASNEQVLVFSASSLVDCHY, from the coding sequence ATGGATGCTCAACAAGAAATAGTGGATTCTATCAAAGGCAAGCGCACCAAGCGTCATCGGCAGACGTCCCCTCTCATGTTAGCCTTCACTTCTAGCTCTTCCAGTGGCGGAGATAGCGGTGCTGAAAGAATTGACAATAACATCTCTTCTTCCACGTCTCCTAGCACCTCCATTGAATTTGCAGAAAGTATTGGTGTGGAAGAAGAAGATATGGCTAATTGCTTGATTCTTTTAGCTCAAGGTAGCCTCCACCACCAGAGTCGAAAATTATCTAAGCCTGCGGCTATGGCTACGAGTACTGCTACTGCTGCTGCCAATAAGGCATCATCAGGATCTTCATACGCTTACCAGTGCAAGACTTGTAACCGGTGCTTTCCTTCGTTTCAAGCTCTTGGTGGACACAGAGCGAGTCATAAGAAGCCCGGTAATAAGGCTCATAATGAAGACAACAAAGTGATAGAAGAAGAGGAAGATCGTCAACTTCTTAACAATATGAGCACAGCCCTTTCATTGCAGATGCCAATAAATATCAAATCTAACAAGGTTCATGAGTGTTCTATATGCGGGGCTGAGTTCTCCTCCGGTCAGGCCTTAGGCGGTCATATGCGGCGTCATAGGGCGGCGTTTGCTCCTTCTTCAACGACAACAACGACGAGGAGCTTGGTTACAACTAGTCCTGAGTCCCAAGAATCCAAGAAACCACGGAATAGTTTGCAGTTAGACCTTAATCTTCCTGCACCGGAAGATGATCTCCGAGAATCGAATTTTCACTTTGCATCCAATGAACAAGTTCTTGTCTTCTCGGCTTCTTCTTTGGTTGATTGCCATTACTGA
- the LOC110669139 gene encoding E3 ubiquitin-protein ligase RZFP34 → MGSCFELGMSNPCHEDASKLDMGIGHFGCSHYRRRCKIRAPCCDEIFDCRHCHNELKNSMEANPLDRHDVPRRELKRVICSLCGTEQDVQQHCIQCGVCMGKYFCSKCNFFDDDVSKRQYHCDECGICRTGGEENFFHCNRCGCCYSILLKDSHNCVERAMHHNCPVCFEFLFDTTKDITVLPCGHTIHLECVKEMERHFQYACPVCSKSYCDMSRVWEKLDQEVASTPMPQMYQNKMVWILCNDCGETSEVIFHIVAQKCLRCNSYNTRQTRGGPTSCTSGFSEMVR, encoded by the exons ATGGGCAGTTGTTTCGAGCTAGGGATGTCAAATCCTTGCCATGAAGATGCGTCTAAATTGGATATGGGAATTGGGCATTTCGG ttgCTCGCACTATAGAAGGAGATGTAAGATCAGAGCACCCTGTTGTGATGAGATATTTGATTGCAGGCATTGCCATAACGAATTAAAG AACTCTATGGAAGCGAATCCCCTTGATCGTCATGACGTCCCTCGCCGCGAATTGAAAAGG GTCATATGTTCCTTGTGTGGCACTGAACAAGAT GTTCAACAGCACTGCATCCAGTGCGGGGTTTGCATGGGGAAATACTTTTGCTCCAAATGCAACTTCTTTGATGACGAT GTTTCTAAGCGGCAGTACCATTGTGATGAATGTGGAATCTGCAG AACTGGAGGGGAGGAGAATTTCTTCCACTGTAATAGATGTG GATGTTGCTATTCAATCTTATTGAAGGATTCACACAATTGTGTGGAAAGAGCAATGCATCACAATTGCCCTGTTTGCTTTGAG TTTCTATTTGATACAACGAAAGACATTACTGTCTTACCTTGTGGACACACGATTCATTTGGAATGTGTTAAAGAGATGGAGCGGCATTTCCA GTATGCGTGTCCTGTTTGCTCAAAATCATATTGTGATATGTCTCGTGTGTGGGAAAAACTAGATCAAGAG GTTGCTTCAACACCTATGCCTCAAATGTATCAAAATAAGATG GTTTGGATTCTTTGCAATGACTGTGGGGAAACATCAGAAGTGATTTTCCATATTGTAGCACAGAAGTGTCTAAGATGCAATTCATACAATACAAGACAGACACGAGGAGGTCCCACATCTTGCACATCAGGGTTTTCAGAGATGGTGAGATGA
- the LOC110669142 gene encoding aquaporin TIP1-1 — protein sequence MPIRNIAVGHPQEATQPDALKAALAEFISTLIFVFAGEGSGMAFSKLTNNGATTPAGLVAASIAHAFALFVAVSVGANISGGHVNPAVTFGAFVGGNITLLRGILYWIAQLLGSTVACLLLKFSTGGLTTAGFALSSGVGVWNAFVFEIVMTFGLVYTVYATAIDPKKGNLGIIAPIAIGFIVGANILAGGAFDGASMNPAVSFGPALVSWSWDNHWVYWAGPLIGGGLAGVVYELLFIGHNTHEQLPSTDY from the exons ATGCCGATCAGAAACATCGCCGTAGGCCATCCCCAGGAGGCAACTCAACCAGACGCCTTGAAGGCGGCTCTGGCTGAGTTCATCTCTACTCTTATTTTCGTCTTCGCCGGCGAAGGTTCCGGTATGGCCTTTAGCAAGCTCACAAACAACGGTGCAACCACACCTGCTGGTCTCGTTGCTGCATCCATCGCGCACGCTTTTGCACTTTTTGTCGCTGTTTCCGTTGGCGCCAACATTTCCGGTGGTCATGTCAACCCTGCTGTTACATTCGGCGCTTTCGTCGGCGGCAACATCACTCTTCTTCGTGGAATCCTCTACTGGATCGCTCAGCTCCTCGGCTCCACAGTCGCTTGCTTGCTTCTCAAGTTCAGTACCGGTGGCCTG ACCACGGCTGGTTTCGCACTCTCTTCCGGGGTTGGTGTATGGAACGCGTTCGTTTTCGAGATCGTGATGACCTTTGGGCTAGTGTACACAGTATACGCCACAGCCATTGATCCAAAGAAGGGTAATTTGGGAATTATTGCACCCATCGCAATTGGTTTCATTGTAGGAGCAAATATTTTGGCGGGAGGGGCATTCGACGGAGCATCGATGAACCCAGCGGTGTCGTTTGGACCAGCCTTGGTGAGCTGGAGCTGGGACAACCACTGGGTGTACTGGGCTGGGCCACTCATCGGTGGTGGACTTGCTGGGGTCGTTTATGAGTTGTTGTTCATCGGACACAACACCCACGAGCAACTTCCCTCCACTGACTACTAA